GAAATGCAAATATCAAAGCCAGCCAACCACATTTTGTGAAAACATGAAAAGTATCCGTGCAGAGCATACGACATGCAGTTTCAAGATGTAAATGGCCTAAGAATAGttctgaaaaacaaaaaaaacaaaaaaaaaggggagaagCAAATTATAAAAACCTGCTCAAACAGAGAGCTTCTCTTGAGGGCAACCTGGCGTTGCAATTGGTTTCTGTCCATTCTCTTAGGAAAATCTCAACGTGAAAAATAGGCAACGACAATGAATTCGAAAACCCTAAAATGAAATCTCTCCTTTCAGAAGTAGGGTAAAGCAGAGAACTCAACAATTGCTTATATTTAGCAAACATGGCAAGCCAACGTATATATATAGGATTTGAGGAGAGACTGAATAAAGGCAcgaaaaaaaatcaaggaGGGGTAGGGTTGGGGGGTTACGTGTCAGGCAAAATATCTTTGCTTGTTTTAtccaatttggttttgattttggttttggttttttattttattttatttattacgTTGGGAGAAAAGAAATACTGAAGTTCAGATCATGGGTGCCAAGCAGGGGCGAAGAGGGAGGGCCACAGTCACTGGGTAACCCAGCTCGaccattttggttttggtttcgGAAGATGTGCATGATTTAATGTCTTCATTTCAATTAAGATGTAATCTTTGATTAGGAGAAAAGAAACCTTCTCACATAATTGTTGAAAGAAAGCTAACACTGCATTGGCAAGTTCGATAATCTTGCGCCTATTTAAGTAAAATCCTAAACACCCTAAATACCTTAAGATTGGAAATCACGCAAAGGGAACTTATGTCTcagttgtttttaaataacttccatataaattaaaaataaataatttccaGTCAAACTCATTGTAAACAACAATATTGGGAGAAGGGGAATCGAAGACTTCGGTGCAGgggtaaatgctcttaaccatTTTATCATTTAAATTactaaaatttttttttttatcattttcattagCTCTAATGGTTACATGTGTGTATATGAATGAAATGAagttattaaaattttcttttgatctAGTATCATTCAGTCCCTACTTCATTAATGAAGATCTTGAGTTCGAATCTCATGCACatgtttaataaaaaaaacattaaaaaataaaaagaaaacaatgcttcacaaaccaaattatatatatatatatatatatatgttcttgGGGCAATGTGAAGATAAATACAGCTATATATGTCCCATTGAGGGAGCGTGTCGCACAGACAATGGGCGGTAGGGAGCACACGCATACATCCAGCCTGAGCTGGCTTTGTTGTATGTTTGCAGGATTTCCCATGCCATGCAAATGCAACTTTGGATTGGAACAAATCCTAgaatctttttttctctcatcgATGTGGATTGGGATCGCCAGATGAACGTCTCAGAAATTCACAAAAATACTCCCAATTCCACATGTAACAAGATCTACTCCCAAAGTTCCCAGGTGCTTATTCCATCTCTCCCTCATCTCTCCTCATCCTCATTCTTGCTTGGGTGGaatttttgttctgtttcATTCGGTGGGACTTGGGACTGGGACTCAAAGGAAGCAAAAGGAGTAGGTCAAGCAAATTATCGAGCATACACTATACGCAACGAAATGCggaatcaaaccaaaccaaacacattggtttggttcggttaTGCAACTAGTTTGAGGTCTAAATCAAACCAATACGAACCGTGACACTACACTGGGTCCATGTATGGTTTACTGGCTCCCAACCCTAGCCTTACTGATAATACAAACTAGTTTGTATTTCAAAATTATGAGTATGACTGGGTAATGATTCAAGGGAAATTTCCCAATAGATGACGTGTGGGAAGGGTCACAGATTTTCACTCAACTACCCAAAGGAAGCAAATCTTATTATTCTATTGACGTATACAAATAAGGATGAAGTATAAATGAATATAGCATAATATATAACCAATACTGCTTAGAGTAGTAACTACTAAATAATGATTGAGATGAGAATATAAACCTTTTAGAATAGCAAAGCAGTGTCACAGTGGTCCTTGTCATGtctttctctgtctctgcAATTCTCAGAAAAATGTtaaaaggaaatggaagaaagaagaacagAGAGGAAACGCACCCTTTATTCTCTTGccacatgagagagagagagagagagagagagagagagagagagagattttaagAGTGGCATTGACTTCTCACCGTCTTTGTCCGTAATTTTGCAGATGCGTGGTCACAGCTCCTCTTTTGTAAAGAAAACAAGGCCATTGGTGGACCGAAGGGGAAGGGAATATGAGATTATGTTTTTTCTAACTTTCCAATCATTGGATGGATTTATATTCTCTCTTTCTATCACTATCTTCTATGTTGATAAGAATCCATCCACAGACATGATAAACCCTACATGTCACGTAGGGCTTAAGCTTCTAACCAAACATGGCCTTCCTAAAACCAAGTCTCCAAAATCACAGGAAACGTATTTCAAGAAACAAGAGGCAACGGTGACGAGATGACAAACGCGTCGTAAATTATTATACAGACTGCTTCAACAATGAAGCTGCAGTCCTTAATTTCAATGATTCAGAGAGATTAAATCCTACTGTAAGCACCAACAGAGCaaacaatattttattaaatagtcACATAATAATACATAGCAGACTACCAATTCACTGAATAATAACGAATGAAAAATACACCTATCCGTTTATACCCAAACAAAAACACCTATTTGGATGGAGGCAACTACAACAACTAAGATTCAAGGCCTTCACATTAAAATATCTTTTCACTCATCAAGAATATGCTTATGGTTGTTATactccaaaagaaaaattgtggCGGATGATCCATCATCCAAAGtaaattttaaagtttctGTCTTACTGGTCGTTTCACATGAATTCTACCCTGCAGCATCGGTTCTGCTCATCTACGCAAGAATCCCATTGCCTGGTAGACATTATGGAGTGTAGCATCAGCTATACCTGCAGCTTTCGTAGCACCTTCTGCCAAAATTCCATCCAAATAAGCTGAGTCAGAAATGATTTCCTCGTAGCGAACCTGCAAAAGCAGAAAATGCAATGATGACAGGGAATACCACAACGAATGATGGAACAATATGGTACACTTTCTGGCAAGTGAAAAAAGGCCATCTCCATAAATTGAAGAGTGGAGCGAATCAATGAATTGATGGGACATAAAACATCAATAAATCTTTGGCAGAACAATACAAAGTTGTGCATATAAAGCAgataaaaaatatacacatCATAGGTATATAATCACAGATTTGAAGCATAACAACTGCCAGAAATCACTTAGAAAGCTATATTCTCCACCAATTCATTCAAATAAATGTGCAGTTGTCCATAGCAAATACAGTCAGTTTAACAGCTTAAAAACAATCATCTCAGCAAAACTGATGAAGACATGGGAAAACAGAAACCTATATACCTGAACAGATGATTCACATATAAACAAAGGCTCAACAGATATGATGGCAGTTCCAACCTAAAATCTTAGGAAAAGTCTGACAGCTAGCTAGTGCTGTTCATGAATTTTTACCACAATGACTAAAGTGCGGCTAAATTCTCAATCACAACTCCAAAACATAGAAACTACATAACAAAAATAAGCATGCATTATCTCTTCGGTATCGAAGGATAAAATATGCACTTAAGCCCTGATCGATTGGCACAACCAACCAGCCAAATATTAATTGTCCTGTAAACATCACCTATTGAAACAACATCATATTTAGATGTCAAAACCTGGATGGGTTGCAGATGATCAATCAGCGCATCAGCTAGGAGTGACTTAAATGTGCCCCAGTTCATATCTCGGCATTCTTCTGCAACTTCCTGCAATAATAAAGGTGTACCAGAGATGGTCAGTCATCTTCAAATGGTATGAAAAAAAACTTCACCAGTAAAAGTTGAAGTCCATGCATCTATATATAATGAAAAGCACTAAACAGATGGGCTACAAAGAAGTTAAAGAAGTAAACAAACAGATTCATTACCGCTTTCGTCTTTCCCGAAATCAGCTGATATATTGAGAGAAGGTTGTTGCACTCAGGCCTTTCAGGATTATCAAATTCCATGCTGTAAGAAATAGGATTATCAAACAACAACACAGAAGAGTTTTAGTATTATGACCAGAAATAGGATTATGACTCCAACACTAAACATGGACagaagaaaattaacaaaGCAGAACATCAAAAAAGAGGAAGCTTTAAGTGATTACAAATGGAAGATAGGTATTCACCCTGGAAATGAGTCAGTTTTGCAcctctttattttgtttgctATTACCTATAGAACAATTAAGCCATTTAGATCAAGTTGATGAGGGGAACAAAATGAAACtgggaaaaggaaaatgaaaaaacaaaataggtAGGTCACATAGATTCTCCATAAGAAATGTATAGACTTGAGGCAAGCTAGACGAGTTTGCGATAGTCAACTCAACACCCATAATATGCTTAACTTTGGTTATGTCAAAGTAAtaacaactaaaaataaaacaggTCAAGCATACTTGCCGCATATCATATCAAAAACAAGAAGTGGGTAAAATTTCTGTTTCTCACATCTTTAGGGTCAAGAAGATTGATCCGGGACTGATCAGAAGGCGCAGACTTGGACATCTATAATATTGAAACCAAAAGAATGTCAGTAAGCATGAGAAAAGTCTGTTATTTGTGTTATTGATGATATTACTTCCTTAAAAACATTAAATACACTTAGTGCACGCCTACAAATAGGTGGGAACTAgccataaaattaaaatgtatGGAATAACTGGAATTTTGATCACTGTTACGTATACCCTAGATTGTGTAAATAACTTTTCCAAGGATCTTATTTCATACTCACTACTATGAGATACTATGATGATAATCGTAACAATATTAGACAACAAAATTTGTCCAAGCCTTGGGGTAttattctttccttttttcgtTTGGCCTACAAAATTATTAGGTCCAAATTAACATAATTTTCATCACCattttctcttcaatttcCTCACTTTAACATAATTAATCACAACTGCCAGACCCACCCACCCTCACGCACATTCTATCAATTTCctttcaatttcttccttGGAATCCATAATAGGAGAGATAACTCAGCAGTAAAagatttgtttattttaattttatttaccaaaaacaGACTTACCAGCTAGAATGATAGAGGACTAAGTGAGAGAATTTTGAAGACACAAGAAAAGAGTTCAAAAAAAGAGATTGAGGAATTCAAGAGAAGTGGGCTGTGGAGTATAGCCTaaaccaactttttttttctaattgtgTGTTAGGCTAGTTAGTCAGGGCAGTGAGTCCGTCCCCTTGCACTAAAGTTCGAGTCCCCCTCCCcttaaattagattaatttaaagtataaatttttcttttgtctaaTTAACTTCTAATCAAATTTGTAAGAGGAGGGAAAGTATTCATATCCTCAAGTGCTTGGAGTGCTATAGAAACTTGATTGAGTACACAATTATTTTGGTCATCTGATACGGACAGACTCTAGGAGACATTTCAAAAGTAATATCAATTCAGGTAAGAACAAgcccataaaataaaaatgaaggaTGTCAACACTGTAgagaataataatttaaacagaaaaagagatATACATTATTCGCAGTGTGTAATTATAGGAGAACACGAAATATAAATAACCTTGGAAAGACCATCAGTAAGGGACATCACTCGTGCTCCAACTGGTGGTATAAGAGGCTCAGGAAcctaaagaagaaaagacatTTCCATTACTTATGTTATTGATGAGCCCAAGTTAAGGGTtatcaaccaaaaaagaaaatacacctTAAAAACTGAACCACCTCGCCtgcaaaaacatataaaatataaaggtCAAGTTCTATGCAGaggatttttataaattaaaaaaagctCTATGGAGAGAAAGTGAAGCCAGAAAATGATAAGAGTGAACAATtaaaagaatatttttatgtttaagtTGTAATATAGCTTCTCACCCTCCcaattttttccatttcctTCCACCAAATAAGTGATTAACACGCTCCGCTAGCTCACGTGTCAACTCCAAATGCTGCTTTTGATCTTCACCAACTGGGACAAAGTCAGACTACAGAAGCATCCAGGTGAACATAAGAATAACGTAGAGTAATGATTTACATATCAAGGCAATGCATACTTAAACAAGCACACAAAAAACCATTGCTTTAATACTCCTTGATTATCACACCTCCTTGCAACTCAAACCTTCCATCCAACAGGAAATGAACCCAAAATCTCACTCTGCACTCCGTACTTACAGAGACAGAAATTACCtgatataaaatttcacatccTGTTAAATAAGCTGCAAAGTTTGAGGATTACCTGATATAAAAGAATATCAGAAGCCATCAAAACAGGGTAAGTCAACAGACCAACACCAACATTTTCATCCCCCTACAATAGCAAAACTAAAGTAAGGCAATTAACTTCAATCGTACATAATAACATGTAAACAACTGTCAAACAAATAATATGGGCAATATAAAGTTATTTCTGTGAAGAAATACCACaattaatttgaaatatgaatgTCATTGGGAAATGTACATTAGCAGTGACAAATGATAATCTACACAGCATAGTAGAAAACTACAATATGCATAGCATGGCATAAGTCAAACTAGAAAGTTTGCTGGTGATGTTCAAAGTTGTGTAGTCAGTAGCTTCTGGAACGTAAATAATCAATGCTAGCTTAGTgataatttcattttaatgTTCAATAATCGATAGAAGTTGATCAATTCTTTCTCCTATGGATAGAATAACAGGGTGAGACCGATAAAGACTCTTAACACATTGACCAGAATCAAATGGACTAGTATAAGTTTTTCTTATAAGTATAACATGTCCTCATTGAGAACATTTTAGATTAGATACAGAACAATGATAGAGCTGTCATACAGCTAAAAACTCACCGCCTTGCGCGATTTCTCTTTAAACTGAATCATTCTATTAAGCCAACCAACAGGTGTGACAGAACTTAAAAGCCACATCAACTCTGCATGGGCACGAACATGAGACTGCACAAAGACAGATGCCTACACTTGCAAAATCATAAATAAGATATTCAGCAGAAGTACAATCTTCTAAACAACAGTGCAAAGGACCAATATTTGCACTACACCTTGGAGGTGTCCACTCCACATGCCAAATAAAGAGCTGCGGTATCCCTTGTTGCCTTGGATAGTTGTTGTGCATCATACGGCAATGTAATCTGTAAGCAAAAACTTTGAAAATCATCACCGAGATCCATTTTCAATTCCGAGGAAAACAAACCCTGAGCCTCAATTTTTCTCCTTAAATTCATATATCCACAATGTTGACGCAATAACAGGatactttggagatcgaatttGAAAGTTCAAGTTTTAACATCATGAATGCTTtagggaaagaaagaaagggaaaaaaacagaTTTTACAGCTCACACACCCACCACACAAAAGGTAGACAATATGTGCtgttgtatttatttaaatagaCGAGTATGAATCCTCTAACATGAAAGAGTATTGTTTccaatataaattattattcaaAGAGAACTTGTATCAATATCCACGAGTTATTTTCAGGGATACCACATAAAAGgttaaaaacaacaaatcaATGGATATAATAAGTGAATGATTCTGCTGTAATATATCCCTGTAGCCACTGGCACCACCACATGAAGAAGCAACCgaaatggaagaagaagaaagttaaAAGAATTGGAAAGCCATACCGCATGGAGGTCcacaatgaaaaagaaagtatcATATGTATTCTGCAACAACAGAAGCCACATTGCAAATTAGCATTACCATGAAAATACATAATATGCAAGTAACTATTTTCCAAATCAAACAATTTGTTACTACCTGCAACAGAATCCAATTTCTTATGGCTCCAAGATAATTCCCTAGGTGAATAGAACCCGTCGGCTGGACTCCAGACACTATCCTCTTCCTATAAATGGAAAACTCAATGAGACTGACCATAAATCTAATCtaaccactattcacatatGTTTGTGTGACAGACCCATGAGcaagccaaaaagaaaaaagaaaacacttaCATGAGTTTGGCATTAATGCAAACAAGATAATatacataataaataaaaaggttaATTATACATGAAATTTAAATACTAACATTCGAAAATCGATGAGAACGGAAATGAAATTGGACGAAAATCAATCAATGTCTAAATCAAAGAGCCATAAAACTGTACCAACAGCCTTCCGAGCTAGAACACTCAACCTAGCCACTATCAATCACAATGCAGCCAAGAAATCGATGGAATATATACGACTAAAAATCTAGTAACAGTAAGGATTACTTTACAGAGCTCGGAGAAGTCTCTGGACCAGCGGGTTGCAAGAGCGAAGCGCTACAGCAGCACCGAAAACCAGAGCCATGACGGGCGCTTAGAAGCCGATGCTGAGGAATTGAACTAGGTCTTTTCCAGCGCCTGATTTGAAATCCACCATAGCACCTGCttcgaaaaataaaaaataatttaaaaaacgcACAAATGTGAAGCTTGTACTGGAAATTGAAGCCAGTGGAGAGAGCATTAGAGAGAGACAGGGAGTACAGTGAGGTTGCTAAGCGTGGAGAAGAGTTGGTGAGGAAGTGAGAGAAGACCACGCGACCCATGGCCTTGCTTTTTCGCGGCTTGGAGATTTTATCCTCGAAGCTCTTATATATGCCACAGCGAAGAGATAGAGAGCTTGACGACGGGTGCGGAAACCAAATTTGAGAGATTAACGGGTGCCTGCTGTAAGTAAAAGCAGAAAAGGGAGGCAATCACAATTGGTTCCGATGTTTACGAAATTATCAACtttcttaactttttttttgtaacaTTAATGGGCTACTTAAACCAcctactaaaataaattttaaagatGAATCACAAAAATATAACTCCAACCACGCTTtctatccacctcctaaaatagagAGTTCTCTAAGATCTCCTAAAtctaaagagaaagaaagaactaCTAGtgactccctataatttaatgctgctttatttaatgagtatttcaaacctttatttaatgctaacttttttttaaaaaattttaatagagatggaccaatcaaaaaagagttattACATTTATGACTCTTCAAATTAGGGAGTATGGgtggagttgaaattttttagagagctcctaaaatagcttttttatattcttagtCAAATTTTAGCTCAGAAATAGAGAGcatcattgtggatgctctaatgATTCTTAAGGTTACCCTCTACACATCAGAATGGTCCATGTTGTTAACTTTCGtcaaattttctgttaaattatTGACATGGCACATGCATGGAGCCCACACATCTAATAGTATAGAGCCACgtgattttaaatataatataataaatttttaacataa
The window above is part of the Prunus dulcis chromosome 1, ALMONDv2, whole genome shotgun sequence genome. Proteins encoded here:
- the LOC117615512 gene encoding tryptophan--tRNA ligase, chloroplastic/mitochondrial isoform X2; this translates as MGRVVFSHFLTNSSPRLATSLCYGGFQIRRWKRPSSIPQHRLLSARHGSGFRCCCSASLLQPAGPETSPSSVKKRIVSGVQPTGSIHLGNYLGAIRNWILLQNTYDTFFFIVDLHAITLPYDAQQLSKATRDTAALYLACGVDTSKASVFVQSHVRAHAELMWLLSSVTPVGWLNRMIQFKEKSRKAGDENVGVGLLTYPVLMASDILLYQSDFVPVGEDQKQHLELTRELAERVNHLFGGRKWKKLGGRGGSVFKVPEPLIPPVGARVMSLTDGLSKMSKSAPSDQSRINLLDPKDVIANKIKRCKTDSFPGMEFDNPERPECNNLLSIYQLISGKTKAEVAEECRDMNWGTFKSLLADALIDHLQPIQVRYEEIISDSAYLDGILAEGATKAAGIADATLHNVYQAMGFLRR
- the LOC117615512 gene encoding tryptophan--tRNA ligase, chloroplastic/mitochondrial isoform X1, which translates into the protein MGRVVFSHFLTNSSPRLATSLYSLCYGGFQIRRWKRPSSIPQHRLLSARHGSGFRCCCSASLLQPAGPETSPSSVKKRIVSGVQPTGSIHLGNYLGAIRNWILLQNTYDTFFFIVDLHAITLPYDAQQLSKATRDTAALYLACGVDTSKASVFVQSHVRAHAELMWLLSSVTPVGWLNRMIQFKEKSRKAGDENVGVGLLTYPVLMASDILLYQSDFVPVGEDQKQHLELTRELAERVNHLFGGRKWKKLGGRGGSVFKVPEPLIPPVGARVMSLTDGLSKMSKSAPSDQSRINLLDPKDVIANKIKRCKTDSFPGMEFDNPERPECNNLLSIYQLISGKTKAEVAEECRDMNWGTFKSLLADALIDHLQPIQVRYEEIISDSAYLDGILAEGATKAAGIADATLHNVYQAMGFLRR
- the LOC117615512 gene encoding tryptophan--tRNA ligase, chloroplastic/mitochondrial isoform X3, with protein sequence MALVFGAAVALRSCNPLVQRLLRALKRIVSGVQPTGSIHLGNYLGAIRNWILLQNTYDTFFFIVDLHAITLPYDAQQLSKATRDTAALYLACGVDTSKASVFVQSHVRAHAELMWLLSSVTPVGWLNRMIQFKEKSRKAGDENVGVGLLTYPVLMASDILLYQSDFVPVGEDQKQHLELTRELAERVNHLFGGRKWKKLGGRGGSVFKVPEPLIPPVGARVMSLTDGLSKMSKSAPSDQSRINLLDPKDVIANKIKRCKTDSFPGMEFDNPERPECNNLLSIYQLISGKTKAEVAEECRDMNWGTFKSLLADALIDHLQPIQVRYEEIISDSAYLDGILAEGATKAAGIADATLHNVYQAMGFLRR